From Nicotiana tabacum cultivar K326 chromosome 20, ASM71507v2, whole genome shotgun sequence, one genomic window encodes:
- the LOC107803225 gene encoding uncharacterized protein LOC107803225, translating to MLFNAAVDDLLNESPNTTVENASHASLEDEFEEGVTVAVTHPLYLAPGDTSGIFLISFQLTDTDNYSLWHRSMRIALLGRNKLGIIDGRWPKERFREKYWYQWERCNAIILSWMMNLVAPALISGIAYATSAQVVWMDLLECFDKVNDTRCYNLHKEIATLNQGTASISIYYSKLKDLWDETESVVPTL from the exons ATGCTGTTTAATGCAG CGGTTGATGATTTGTTGAATGAAAGTCCTAATACTACTGTTGAAAATGCTTCACATGCATCATTAGAGGATGAATTTGAGGAGGGAGTGACTGTAGCAGTCACTCATCCTTTGTACTTAGCTCCCGGCGACACAAGTGGAATATTCTTGATCTCATTTCAGCTAACCGACACTGACAATTACTCTCTATGGCATAGATCTATGCGAATTGCATTACTTGGTCGAAATAAGCTGGGGATTATTGATGGCAGGTGGCCTAAGGAGCGGTTTCGTGAGAAGTATTGGTATCAATGGGAGAGGTGCAATGCAATCATCTTGTCATGGATGATGAATTTAGTGGCTCCGGCATTAATCAGTGGGATTGCATACGCTACTAGTGCACAGGTAGTGTGGATGGATCTGCTGGAATGTTTTGACAAGGTGAATGATACACGTTGCTATAATTTGCACAAGGAAATTGCCACTCTAAATCAAGGTACTGCGTCTATTTCTATTTACTACTCAAAGCTCAAAGACCTTTGGGATGAGACTGAGTCTGTAGTACCTACTCTGTGA